The following proteins are co-located in the Pelecanus crispus isolate bPelCri1 chromosome 5, bPelCri1.pri, whole genome shotgun sequence genome:
- the ARL5A gene encoding ADP-ribosylation factor-like protein 5A isoform X2, with translation MNEVVHTSPTIGSNVEEIVVNNTRFLMWDIGGQESLRSSWNTYYTNTEFVIVVVDSTDRERISVTKEELYKMLAHEDLKKAGLLIFANKQDVKECMTVAEISQFLKLTSIKDHQWHIQACCALTGEGLCQGLEWMMSRLKIR, from the exons ATGAATGAAGTGGTACATACCTCACCCACCATAGGCAGTAACGTGGAAGAGATCGTGGTGAACAACACGCGCTTTCTGATGTGGGATATCGGAGGGCAGGAGTCTCTTCGGTCTTCGTGGAACACCTACTATACAAACACTGAG tttgtgATAGTCGTTGTGGACAGCacagacagagagagaattTCTGTGACTAAAGAAGAGCTGTATAAAATGTTAGCACATGAG GACTTAAAAAAAGCTGGTTTGCTGATCTTTGCTAACAAGCAAGATGTTAAAGAGTGTATGACAGTAGCTGAAATATCTCAGTTTCTGAAACTGACTTCAATTAAGGATCACCAGTGGCACATTCAGGCATGCTGTGCTCTAACTGGAGAGGG ACTGTGCCAAGGACTCGAATGGATGATGTCAAGACTTAAGATCAGATGA